In Amia ocellicauda isolate fAmiCal2 chromosome 7, fAmiCal2.hap1, whole genome shotgun sequence, one genomic interval encodes:
- the pcolce2b gene encoding procollagen C-endopeptidase enhancer 2b → MRSTICCILGLLLCTRVPAQTPQRRTAFTCGGEFIGDSGIIGSEGYPGVYPPNTKCVWKITVPEGKVAVLRFRFIDLESDSLCRYDFVDVYSGQANGQRLGRFCGTFRPGALISSSNKMLVQMVSDANTAGNGFIATYSAAQPNERGEQYCGGRLDKPSGSFKTPNWPEKDYPAGVTCSWHIVAPKHQIIEVKFEKFDVERDNYCRYDFVAIFNGGEINDAKRIGKYCGDSPPPPVFSDGNELLIQFLSDLSLTADGFIGYYKFRPKKYPTTTAPPTTTTTQATTRATTLKYSAALCQQKCKRSGTLHSNYCSSNFVISGTVITAVTRGGSMYATISIINVYKEGNLAIQQAGKNMSTKLVILCKRCPFIRRGLNYIFMGQADEEGRGKITPNHFVMAFKSKNQRGLNSLKSKRC, encoded by the exons ATGAGGAGTACCATTTGCTGCATTTTAGGGCTGCTTCTGTGTACACGGGTCCCCGCACAGACTCCACAGAGAAG GACCGCTTTTACGTGCGGTGGAGAGTTCATCGGGGATTCTGGGATCATCGGTAGTGAGGGGTACCCTGGGGTGTACCCCCCAAATACCAAATGCGTTTGGAAAATTACG GTCCCTGAAGGGAAAGTGGCTGTTCTGAGATTTCGTTTCATTGATCTGGAAAGCGACAGCCTGTGCAGGTATGACTTTGTGGATGTGTACAGCGGGCAGGCAAATGGGCAGCGACTTGGCAGGTTCTGTGGGACTTTCAGACCAGGTGCCCTCATTTCCAGTAGCAACAAGATGTTGGTGCAGATGGTGTCCGATGCCAACACAGCTGGAAATGGCTTTATTGCCACATACTCTGCGGCTCAACCCAATGAAAGAG GGGAACAGTATTGTGGAGGTCGTTTAGACAAACCGTCTGGCTCCTTTAAGACACCTAACTGGCCTGAAAAGGATTACCCAGCAGGAGTTACCTGCTCTTGGCATATTGTGGCACCAAAACACCAG ATTATTGAAGTTAAGTTTGAGAAATTTGACGTGGAGAGAGACAACTATTGTCGCTACGATTTTGTTGCCATTTTTAATGGGGGAGAAATCAATGATGCCAAGCGAATTGGGAAGTATTGTGGAGACAGCCCTCCTCC gCCAGTTTTCTCAGACGGAAACGAGCTTCTCATCCAGTTTCTGTCAGATTTAAGCTTGACAGCAGACGGCTTCATTGGTTACTACAAATTCAGGCCCAAAAAGTACCCCACAACTACGGCCCCTCCCACAACTACCACCACACAGGCCACTACCAGAGCAACAA CATTAAAGTACTCAGCAGCCCTGTGCCAGCAGAAATGCAAGAGGAGTGGTACCCTTCACAGCAATTACTGTTCAAGCAACTTCG TGATAAGCGGCACTGTTATAACAGCAGTGACTCGTGGAGGTAGCATGTACGCCACCATCTCCATCATTAATGTTTATAAAGAGGGGAATTTGGCCATTCAACAGGCTGGAAAGAACATGAGCACCAAATTAGTCATTCTGTGCAAGAGGTGTCCTTTCATCAGACGAG GTTTGAATTACATCTTCATGGGCCAAGCAGATGAGGAAGGCCGTGGTAAAATCACACCAAATCACTTTGTCATGGCGTTCAAATCCAAGAATCAGAGGGGCCTGAACAGTCTGAAGAGCAAGCGCTGCTGA